The Plectropomus leopardus isolate mb chromosome 2, YSFRI_Pleo_2.0, whole genome shotgun sequence genome has a window encoding:
- the LOC121950212 gene encoding tripartite motif-containing protein 16-like isoform X1, with protein MAEPQAPVRKNHLCCRICSHVLRNPATVPCGHNFCMQCIQSCWDQDQRKNRLCGCPECGSKFPSRPEVIRNTTLADLVRDIERCDDDSTGRRRHSGPSKRPWSCTETGPSSESSLCGRHNSLLDIYCCTDEQIVCAVCASAEHRGHTIGSVKEERRRKQEELKNIQTKSKQFLQKQEKTWKKMRKTLEQIQEEAKETQDYCESILVSVIDSLQRHYMSVRELIRGQGEATAAQLENSLQTLQEKMEETRKRDAELDHLAQSDSDVHFLQEWPSLRRLCEKDHLQHFCEVSEDPLLPFEFTKKAVEQLGRRLEEFCDKQFASICETADEEEQESGEETEEDDVQQEYEASTSQSHGFSGADNTVTEQDVEPKTRAEFLRYACSLSLDPTTAHVDLAISAGETEVRLSPLRCKSPVVRHPQRFIHRQQVLCREGLQADRCYYEVEVEGDKAEIALAYKGIDRKSRTSVSAFGGNANSWSLDRSTKYSVSHKGDSVQLTAQPSHHRLGVYLKFREGTLSFYEVSDRMTFLYKVEAEFTEPLYPGFWLGEKCRIRICDLRQDRTTGEAQVSDCIPASVVF; from the exons ATGGCAGAGCCTCAGGCCCCTGTGAGGAAGAACCACCTCTGCTGTCGGATCTGCAGCCATGTCCTCAGGAATCCTGCAACTGTCCCCTGTGGACACAACTTCTGCATGCAGTGCATCCAGAGCTGCTGGGACCAAGACCAGAGGAAGAACCGTCTCTGCGGCTGTCCTGAGTGTGGTTCTAAGTTTCCCTCCAGGCCTGAGGTGATCAGGAACACAACTCTGGCTGACTTGGTGAGGGACATAGAGAGGTGTGATGATGACAGCACAGGGAGGAGGAGACACTCAGGACCGTCCAAAAGACCCTGGAGCTGTACAGAAACAGGACCATCATCAGAAAGCTCTTTGTGTGGGAGGCACAACAGCCTGCTGGATATCTACTGCTGCACTGACGAGCAGATCGTCTGTGCAGTGTGTGCTTCAGCTGAGCACAGGGGACACACCATAGGGTCtgtgaaggaggagaggaggaggaaacag GAGGAGCTGAagaacatacaaacaaaatccAAGCAGTTTCTccagaaacaagaaaagacaTGGAAGAAGATGAGGAAGACACTTGAACAGATTCAG GAGGAGGCCAAAGAAACACAGGACTACTGTGAAAGCATCTTGGTGAGCGTCATCGACTCCCTCCAGAGACATTATATGTCAGTGAGGGAGCTGATCAGAGGTCAGGGGGAGGCGACAGCAGCTCAGCTTGAGAACTCCCTTCAGACTTTGCAGGAGAAGATGGAGGAAACGAGGAAGAGAGATGCTGAGCTGGATCACCTGGCTCAGTCTGACAGTGATGTCCACTTCTTACAG GAATGGCCCTCTCTGCGGCGCCTCTGTGAAAAAGACCATCTCCAACATTTCTGTGAGGTTTCGGAGGATCCACTCCTCCCCTTTGAGTTTACAAAGAAAGCTGTCGAACAGCTCGGGAGGCGACTGGAGGAATTTTGTGACAAACAATTTGCTTCAATATGTGAAACTG CTGATGAAGAAGAGCAGGAATCaggagaagagacagaggaagacgACGTGCAACAAGAATATGAAGCCAGTACCTCACAGTCCCATG GTTTCTCTGGAGCTGACAACACAGTCACTGAACAGGATGTGGAGCCTAAAACCAGAGCGGAGTTCCTGCGGT ATGCATGTAGCCTGAGCCTGGACCCCACCACAGCTCATGTAGACCTGGCTATTTctgcaggagagacagaggtgaGGCTGAGCCCTCTCAGGTGTAAGAGTCCTGTTGTTCGTCACCCGCAGAGGTTCATCCACCGACAACAGGTGCTGTGCCGGGAGGGGCTGCAGGCCGATCGCTGCTACTATGAGGTAGAGGTGGAAGGAGACAAGGCTGAGATCGCCCTCGCCTACAAAGGAATAGACAGAAAATCTCGCACTTCGGTGTCAGCATTTGGGGGCAATGCAAATTCCTGGAGTCTTGATCGTTCTACAAAATACTCTGTTAGCCACAAAGGTGATAGCGTGCAGCTCACAGCACAACCCAGTCATCACAGGCTCGGTGTTTATCTGAAGTTCAGAGAGGGAACGCTGTCATTCTACGAGGTGTCAGACAGAATGACGTTTCTTTACAAGGTTGAAGCTGAATTCACAGAGCCGCTGTATCCGGGCTTCTGGCTCGGAGAGAAATGTCGAATCAGGATCTGTGATCTGAGACAAGACAGAACGACCGGAGAGGCTCAGGTCAGTGACTGTATCCCCGCATCTGTAGtcttttga
- the strip1 gene encoding striatin-interacting protein 1 homolog: MDVGGNGVGLPVNNKQRAMIPNKTRGEFTRNPRKDSEGLSESPDLEFEYADTDKWAAELSELYSYTEGPEFALNRKCFEVEFRTHVSEKKWTELDAAQHRAHAMRLLDGLEVIAREKRLKVARAILYMAQGTFAECSSEAEVQYWMRYNIFLLLDVGTFSALVELLNMEIDNSAACSSAVRKPAISLADSTDLRVLLNIMYLMVETIQQDDPADKPEWKIIRETFRAELGSPLFNNEPISVMLFGMVTKFCSGHAPHFPMKKVLLLLWKSILFTLGGFEQLQSIKVHKREELGLPPLPEDSIRVIRSMRAASPPASASDLIEQQQKRARREHKALIKQDNLDAFNEKDPYKADDSREDEDDNDDNDNSIEPETFPLERDEVMPPPIPHPPSERVSFPKGLPWAPKVREKDIENFLESSRSKFIGYTLGSDTDTVVGLPRPIHESIKTLKLHKYVSIAEIQIAKEEEFQKTPLSGGEEEVEMSATELLYQGILPSLPQYMIALLKILLAAAPTSKAKTDSINILADVLPEEMPTTVLQSMKLGVDVNRHKEIIVKAISAILLLLLKHFKLNHIYQFEYMAQHLVFANCIPLILKFFNQNIMSYITAKNSISVLDFPYCVVHELPELTAESLEAGDNNQFCWRNLFSCINLLRILNKLTKWKHSRTMMLVVFKSAPILKRALKVKQAMMQLYVLKLLKVQTKYLGRQWRKSNMKTMSAIYQKVRHRLNDDWAYGNDLDARPWDFQAEECALRANIERFNSRRYDKTHSNPDFLPVDNCLQSVLGQRVDLPEDFQMNYDLWLEREVFSKPISWEELLQ; this comes from the exons ATGGACGTCGGTGGGAACGGTGTCGGGCTTCctgtaaacaataaacagagAGCTATGATACCTAACAAAACCAGGGGCGAATTTACCCGCAATCCAAGGAAAGATTCAGAG GGGCTGTCTGAGTCTCCAGACCTCGAGTTTGAATATGCTGATACAGACAAGTGGGCTGCAGAACTGTCAG AGCTGTACAGTTACACTGAAGGACCAGAGTTTGCTCTCAATAGGAAGTGCTTTGAGGTTGAATTCCGAACACATG TTTCAGAAAAGAAGTGGACGGAGCTCGATGCAGCTCAGCACAGAGCTCACGCCATGCGCCTGTTGGACGGTCTGGAGGTGATCGCTCGGGAGAAGAGGCTGAAGGTTGCAAGAGCTATTCTTTACATGGCTCAGG GAACCTTTGCAGAGTGCAGCTCTGAGGCCGAGGTGCAGTACTGGATGAGATACAACATCTTTCTGCTGCTGGATGTGGGGACCTTCTCTGCTCTGGTGGAGTTGCTCAACATGGAGATTGA TAACAGCGCGGCCTGCAGTAGTGCCGTTAGGAAACCAGCTATCTCTCTCGCTGACAGCACAGATCTCAGAGTGCTGCTGAACATAATGTACCTGATGGTGGAAACGATACAACAGGACGACCCGGCTGACAAGCCTGAGTGGAAAATCATCAGGGAAACATTCAGAGCAGAACTTG GATCTCCTCTATTCAACAACGAGCCCATTTCCGTCATGCTCTTCGGGATGGTGACCAAGTTCTGCAGTGGTCATGCCCCTCACTTCCCAATGAAGAaagtgttgttgctgttgtggaAGAGCATCCTG tTCACACTTGGAGGGTTTGAGCAGCTCCAGAGCATAAAGGTTCATAAGCGTGAGGAGCTGGGTCTCCCGCCTCTCCCAGAGGACAGCATTCGAGTCATTCGCAGTATGAGGGCCGCTTCGCCTCCCGCGTCTGCATCCGACCTCATCGAGCAGCAGCAAAAACGGGCGCGTCGCGAACACAAG GCGCTGATCAAACAGGACAACCTCGACGCGTTCAACGAAAAGGATCCTTACAAAGCCGATGACTCTCGCGAGGATGAGGACGACAATGATGACAATGACAACTCCATAGAGCCAGAGACATTCCCTCTAGAGAGGGATGAGGTGATGCCTCCACCTATTCCTCACCCTCCATCAGAGAGGGTGTCCTTCCCCAAAGGACTGCCGTGGGCTCCTAAAGTCAG GGAAAAGGACATTGAAAATTTCCTGGAGTCAAGTAGAAGTAAATTTATTGGTTACACACTCGGGAG CGATACAGATACAGTGGTTGGTTTGCCCCGGCCGATTCATGAGAGCATAAAGACGTTAAAGCTG cACAAGTACGTCTCCATTGCTGAGATACAGATTGCAAAAGAGGAAGAGTTTCAGAAAACACCTCTGTCTGGG ggggaagaggaggtggagatgTCCGCCACTGAGCTGCTCTATCAGGGAATCCTGCCCAGTTTGCCTCAGTACATG ATCGCTCTGCTGAAGATCCTGCTCGCAGCAGCTCCGACCTCTAAAGCCAAAACGGACTCCATCAACATCCTGGCAGATGTGCTGCCGGAGGAGATGCC GACCACAGTGCTGCAGAGCATGAAACTTGGTGTCGATGTCAATCGACACAAAGAGATCATCGTGAAGGCCATCTCTgccatcctgctgctgcttctaAAACACTTCAAACTGAACCACATCTACCAG TTTGAGTACATGGCTCAACACTTGGTGTTTGCCAACTGCATCCCCCTCATCCTGAAGTTCTTCAACCAGAACATCATGTCTTACATCACAGCTAAAAACAG CATTTCAGTGCTTGACTTTCCTTATTGTGTGGTGCATGAGCTCCCGGAGCTAACCGCAGAGAGTTTG GAAGCAGGAGACAACAATCAGTTTTGCTGGAGAAATCTGTTCTCTTGTATCAACCTGCTGAGGATCCTCAACAAACTGACTAAGTGGAAACACTCCAGAACAATG ATGCTGGTGGTGTTTAAGTCCGCTCCCATCCTGAAGAGGGCGCTGAAGGTCAAGCAAGCCATGATGCAGCTTTACGTCCTCAAGCTGCTCAAAGTGCAGACCAAATACCTGGGACGCCAGTGGAGGAAGAGCAACATGAAGACCATGTCTGCCATCTACCAGAAAGTCCGACATCGGCTCAACGATGACTGGGCCTACGGGAACG ATCTGGACGCTCGTCCCTGGGACTTCCAGGCCGAGGAGTGTGCTCTGCGAGCCAACATCGAGCGCTTCAACAGTCGCCGCTATGACAAGACCCACAGCAACCCGGACTTCCTGCCTGTGGACAACTGTCTGCAAAGTGTCCTGGGACAGCGGGTGGACCTTCCCGAGGACTTCCAAATGAACTATGACCTCTGGCTGGAGCGGGAGGTCTTCTCCAAACCTATTTCCTGGGAGGAGCTGCTACAGTGA
- the LOC121950212 gene encoding E3 ubiquitin-protein ligase TRIM47-like isoform X2 — protein MAEPQAPVRKNHLCCRICSHVLRNPATVPCGHNFCMQCIQSCWDQDQRKNRLCGCPECGSKFPSRPEVIRNTTLADLVRDIERCDDDSTGRRRHSGPSKRPWSCTETGPSSESSLCGRHNSLLDIYCCTDEQIVCAVCASAEHRGHTIGSVKEERRRKQEELKNIQTKSKQFLQKQEKTWKKMRKTLEQIQEEAKETQDYCESILVSVIDSLQRHYMSVRELIRGQGEATAAQLENSLQTLQEKMEETRKRDAELDHLAQSDSDVHFLQEWPSLRRLCEKDHLQHFCEVSEDPLLPFEFTKKAVEQLGRRLEEFCDKQFASICETADEEEQESGEETEEDDVQQEYEASTSQSHGFSGADNTVTEQDVEPKTRAEFLRSVRSEPMSRRAYQHDFQHTRPSRRRCSEGQFGACWVHLHRLANLGSIAGERLPPWGHVAQARVSSGAETERRAKRNPLHCSESLALLSPSPEDAPAACVSQKERPVSSDQCNPRGYSTRHRRLPVWSQDYHVSLQ, from the exons ATGGCAGAGCCTCAGGCCCCTGTGAGGAAGAACCACCTCTGCTGTCGGATCTGCAGCCATGTCCTCAGGAATCCTGCAACTGTCCCCTGTGGACACAACTTCTGCATGCAGTGCATCCAGAGCTGCTGGGACCAAGACCAGAGGAAGAACCGTCTCTGCGGCTGTCCTGAGTGTGGTTCTAAGTTTCCCTCCAGGCCTGAGGTGATCAGGAACACAACTCTGGCTGACTTGGTGAGGGACATAGAGAGGTGTGATGATGACAGCACAGGGAGGAGGAGACACTCAGGACCGTCCAAAAGACCCTGGAGCTGTACAGAAACAGGACCATCATCAGAAAGCTCTTTGTGTGGGAGGCACAACAGCCTGCTGGATATCTACTGCTGCACTGACGAGCAGATCGTCTGTGCAGTGTGTGCTTCAGCTGAGCACAGGGGACACACCATAGGGTCtgtgaaggaggagaggaggaggaaacag GAGGAGCTGAagaacatacaaacaaaatccAAGCAGTTTCTccagaaacaagaaaagacaTGGAAGAAGATGAGGAAGACACTTGAACAGATTCAG GAGGAGGCCAAAGAAACACAGGACTACTGTGAAAGCATCTTGGTGAGCGTCATCGACTCCCTCCAGAGACATTATATGTCAGTGAGGGAGCTGATCAGAGGTCAGGGGGAGGCGACAGCAGCTCAGCTTGAGAACTCCCTTCAGACTTTGCAGGAGAAGATGGAGGAAACGAGGAAGAGAGATGCTGAGCTGGATCACCTGGCTCAGTCTGACAGTGATGTCCACTTCTTACAG GAATGGCCCTCTCTGCGGCGCCTCTGTGAAAAAGACCATCTCCAACATTTCTGTGAGGTTTCGGAGGATCCACTCCTCCCCTTTGAGTTTACAAAGAAAGCTGTCGAACAGCTCGGGAGGCGACTGGAGGAATTTTGTGACAAACAATTTGCTTCAATATGTGAAACTG CTGATGAAGAAGAGCAGGAATCaggagaagagacagaggaagacgACGTGCAACAAGAATATGAAGCCAGTACCTCACAGTCCCATG GTTTCTCTGGAGCTGACAACACAGTCACTGAACAGGATGTGGAGCCTAAAACCAGAGCGGAGTTCCTGCGGT CAGTGAGAAGTGAACCAATGTCCAGAAGGGCTTACCAACACGACTTTCAGCACACCAGACCTTCCAGACGACGGTGTTCAGAAGGTCAATTTGGTGCGTGCTGGGTTCATCTTCACCGCTTAGCCAATCTGGGGTCGATAGCAGGAGAGAGGTTGCCACCGTGGGGCCATGTGGCCCAGGCCCGCGTGTCCTCAGGAGCTGAAACTGAAAGAAGAGCAAAGAGGAATCCTCTACACTGCTCTGAGTCTCTTGCATTGTTGAGCCCTTCTCCTGAAGATGCACCTGCCGCTTGCGTCAGTCAAAAGGAGAGGCCGGTGTCAAGTGATCAGTGTAACCCCAGGGGATACTCCACGAGACATCGGAGGCTACCTGTTTGGTCTCAAGATTACCATGTGTCATTGCAGTGA